One stretch of Roseimicrobium sp. ORNL1 DNA includes these proteins:
- a CDS encoding TIGR03067 domain-containing protein, with protein MLRVLTFMVVATFLGMSQMSFAAPPSGDLTLMEGTWKVKYGEKGNKPLTTDQLRAMSIRITGPLFAILINGKVETAGLLRLDSSKEPKQLRMESPDGQKAALGIYKFETSELRFCWDNSPGKRPATFSGVNEKGSLIYLRLVKATP; from the coding sequence ATGCTCCGCGTGCTCACCTTCATGGTCGTGGCCACTTTTCTGGGGATGTCCCAGATGTCATTCGCTGCGCCTCCCTCAGGTGACCTGACGCTCATGGAGGGCACCTGGAAGGTGAAGTATGGGGAAAAAGGAAACAAGCCCCTTACGACGGATCAATTGAGGGCGATGAGTATCCGCATCACGGGCCCTCTCTTCGCCATTCTGATCAATGGCAAGGTGGAAACCGCCGGTCTTCTGAGGCTGGATTCCAGCAAGGAGCCGAAACAACTTAGGATGGAGTCTCCGGATGGCCAGAAGGCCGCTCTGGGGATCTATAAGTTTGAGACGAGCGAGCTCCGGTTCTGCTGGGATAACAGTCCGGGCAAGCGCCCTGCGACCTTCAGCGGGGTCAATGAAAAGGGCTCTCTCATCTACCTGAGATTGGTGAAGGCTACTCCCTGA
- a CDS encoding response regulator gives MADSSPELMTVKETAEYLRIPLPTVYYLVQRGQLPAVQIGGRWRIKRSLLDRDVLRKEDESGLPTVLVIDDDPALQALFKQFLKKANLARLVVGTGAEALSLAKKQKFDFVFLDLKLPDIPGDEVYVQLKALDPDLPIVVITGYPDSEILSKILATGPVTVIKKPLEFDQLNKAVKQLGHKGAEAVV, from the coding sequence ATGGCTGATTCCTCCCCAGAGTTGATGACGGTTAAAGAAACCGCTGAGTACCTCCGCATTCCGTTGCCGACGGTGTACTACCTCGTGCAGCGCGGACAGCTCCCAGCGGTGCAGATTGGTGGACGGTGGCGCATCAAGCGCAGCCTCCTGGATCGTGATGTGCTGCGCAAAGAAGACGAGAGCGGACTACCCACCGTGCTGGTGATCGATGATGATCCGGCGTTGCAGGCGCTCTTCAAGCAGTTCCTGAAAAAGGCCAACCTTGCCCGCTTGGTGGTCGGCACGGGCGCGGAAGCGCTTAGCCTGGCCAAGAAGCAAAAGTTCGACTTTGTGTTCCTGGACCTCAAGCTCCCCGACATTCCGGGAGACGAGGTGTACGTGCAGCTCAAGGCCCTGGATCCTGATCTTCCCATCGTTGTGATCACCGGTTATCCGGACAGCGAAATCCTCAGCAAGATTTTGGCCACCGGCCCTGTGACGGTGATCAAGAAGCCGCTTGAGTTTGATCAGCTGAACAAGGCGGTGAAGCAGCTCGGGCACAAGGGCGCTGAGGCAGTGGTGTAA
- a CDS encoding bifunctional serine/threonine-protein kinase/formylglycine-generating enzyme family protein → MPAPKPVPEPSAGSPAAGGASSASGATPPSARASGPPRSSQEPLSSRDDDIPIPDLKLIRRIGSGAYGEVWLAQTITGALRAVKVVWREDFEYEKTFHREFEGIQQFEPISRGHPGLVNVLHVGWNETRGFYYYVMELADDADHGKDIDITTYVPRTLTTDFKTHGRLNLEFCKQTGIYLADALGYMHSYGLTHRDIKPSNIIFVGGACKLADIGLVAAHGERSFVGTEGFVPPEGPGTFASDIYSLGKVLYEISSGKDRMEFPEVPDDLSAGEWKLWREWNGVICQACAPNLKERFASAADFAEALRTVGVPKPVPLSSRLWSATWKLVLWSLIFGMLLSITKRTSEWRHVVPAPESRELTPEEIAQAKLPRPGRMWLNSFDHKFNWKTDPDRHVAEKPVTLESLQRFLDDSMQSFEGEVVPTTPKGGKTEYPVVVPKTDAAAFAEWMTAYDREAGALDDNYEYAWKQDTSVKRSAANPDWVAFRLEVVRLHFGQVIVVTTPDRAEVTHNGVALGPTPLGPIRMKVGNAEFVVSLPGYKREVLKGKVEEGKTLKLDKKLKPTDAVAFGRKWKNSLGMDFVPLGDVLIAATETRRADFATFLRTLPTSQPPPVAIRSDVTLPMTHVSRADAELFCKWLTVVERGRGLLEPSQSYRLPTDDEWSMAAGLPRERGDSPASRNQRARGIYAWGLVWPPIPVPGNMWDRTAATKAKRKDGIESFDDGFVDLAPVGSFEPNENGLRDLAGNVWEWVQDDFGGEDPNMKRLGVVRGGSFRSANQDELLASHRKAVPPGTQTDEIGFRIVLSEYGVIARQDDE, encoded by the coding sequence ATGCCTGCCCCTAAGCCTGTCCCGGAGCCGTCAGCGGGATCACCTGCTGCCGGAGGGGCATCTTCAGCTTCAGGCGCAACGCCCCCCAGTGCACGGGCCAGCGGCCCACCCCGATCTTCTCAGGAGCCGCTGAGTTCCCGCGATGACGACATCCCGATTCCGGATCTCAAGCTCATCCGCCGCATCGGCTCGGGTGCCTATGGTGAGGTATGGCTGGCCCAGACCATCACAGGCGCCCTGCGTGCCGTGAAGGTGGTGTGGCGTGAGGACTTTGAGTACGAGAAGACCTTCCATCGCGAGTTCGAGGGTATTCAGCAGTTCGAGCCCATCTCACGCGGACATCCGGGCTTGGTGAACGTGCTTCACGTCGGGTGGAATGAGACCCGCGGCTTCTATTATTATGTGATGGAACTCGCGGACGATGCCGATCACGGGAAGGACATCGACATCACCACCTATGTGCCGCGCACGCTGACCACGGACTTCAAGACCCATGGCCGGCTGAATCTGGAATTCTGCAAGCAGACCGGCATCTACCTCGCGGATGCACTGGGGTACATGCACAGCTACGGACTGACGCACCGCGACATCAAACCCTCGAACATCATTTTCGTGGGTGGCGCGTGCAAGCTGGCGGACATCGGGCTGGTGGCCGCGCACGGGGAGCGTTCCTTTGTCGGCACGGAGGGATTCGTGCCGCCGGAAGGTCCCGGGACATTTGCCTCGGACATCTACAGTCTCGGCAAGGTGCTGTATGAGATCAGTTCCGGGAAGGACCGCATGGAATTCCCCGAGGTACCGGACGACCTCTCGGCCGGCGAGTGGAAGCTGTGGCGCGAGTGGAATGGCGTGATTTGCCAGGCGTGCGCGCCGAATCTGAAGGAGCGCTTCGCCAGTGCGGCGGATTTCGCCGAGGCTCTGCGCACCGTGGGCGTGCCGAAGCCGGTGCCGCTCAGCAGCCGCCTGTGGAGTGCCACCTGGAAACTGGTGCTGTGGTCGTTGATCTTCGGCATGCTGCTTTCCATCACGAAGCGCACTTCGGAGTGGCGTCATGTGGTGCCGGCGCCCGAATCGCGTGAACTCACGCCGGAGGAGATTGCCCAGGCGAAGCTGCCCCGGCCCGGGCGCATGTGGCTGAACAGCTTTGATCACAAGTTCAACTGGAAGACGGATCCGGATCGCCACGTCGCGGAGAAGCCGGTGACGCTGGAGTCGCTGCAGCGGTTCCTGGATGACAGCATGCAATCCTTCGAGGGCGAGGTGGTGCCCACCACCCCCAAGGGTGGCAAGACAGAGTATCCCGTAGTGGTGCCCAAGACGGATGCTGCCGCCTTCGCTGAGTGGATGACCGCGTACGATCGTGAAGCCGGCGCGTTGGATGACAATTATGAGTATGCCTGGAAACAGGACACTTCGGTGAAACGGAGCGCGGCGAACCCCGACTGGGTGGCCTTCCGACTGGAGGTTGTGCGCCTGCACTTCGGTCAGGTCATCGTCGTGACCACTCCTGACAGGGCAGAGGTCACGCACAATGGTGTTGCTCTTGGGCCGACACCGCTTGGACCCATTCGTATGAAAGTGGGGAATGCGGAGTTCGTGGTGAGCCTTCCCGGCTACAAGCGTGAGGTGCTCAAGGGCAAGGTGGAGGAGGGGAAGACGCTCAAGCTGGATAAGAAGCTCAAGCCCACGGATGCTGTGGCATTCGGCAGGAAGTGGAAAAATTCCCTGGGCATGGACTTCGTGCCGCTGGGGGATGTGCTCATCGCCGCCACGGAGACGCGCCGCGCGGACTTTGCCACTTTCCTTCGTACACTCCCCACGTCGCAGCCACCTCCAGTGGCCATCCGCTCGGATGTGACCCTGCCCATGACGCACGTGAGCCGTGCCGATGCGGAACTCTTCTGCAAATGGCTCACGGTGGTGGAGCGCGGTCGTGGCCTCTTGGAGCCGAGTCAGAGTTATCGCCTGCCCACAGATGACGAGTGGAGCATGGCCGCGGGCCTGCCGCGTGAGCGCGGCGATTCGCCGGCTTCACGCAATCAGCGCGCGCGCGGCATCTATGCCTGGGGTCTTGTGTGGCCACCGATTCCCGTGCCGGGAAACATGTGGGACCGCACCGCCGCCACGAAGGCGAAGCGTAAGGACGGCATTGAGAGCTTCGACGACGGCTTTGTCGATCTGGCTCCAGTCGGATCCTTTGAGCCGAATGAAAATGGCCTTCGTGACCTCGCGGGGAATGTCTGGGAATGGGTCCAGGACGACTTCGGTGGAGAAGATCCCAACATGAAGCGTCTGGGCGTCGTACGCGGAGGAAGCTTCCGCTCTGCGAATCAGGATGAACTACTCGCCTCCCATCGCAAGGCGGTGCCGCCCGGCACGCAGACCGACGAAATTGGCTTCCGCATTGTATTAAGTGAGTATGGTGTGATCGCTCGCCAGGATGATGAATGA
- a CDS encoding sigma-70 family RNA polymerase sigma factor — protein MPRTTPELEPRTPRSSGEERKQRTMCEKTRKSLIEKLDNWEDHRVWDEFYQTYWRLIFSVATKAGLTREEAFDVVQETILAIARQVKKGQYDPRAGSFKAWLLQMTRWRILDVFRARKRQPSLADQGNEHSENAELAMERLTHEKDNVLEKVWDKEWKDNITSAALERVKSRVSPRQFQIFDCYVLKGWGVKKTAEVLGINAAQVYLAKHRVGALVKKEVQGLESTML, from the coding sequence ATGCCCCGCACAACCCCAGAGTTGGAGCCCCGTACCCCCCGTTCCAGCGGGGAGGAGCGCAAGCAGCGCACCATGTGCGAAAAAACGCGCAAGAGCCTGATTGAGAAGCTCGACAACTGGGAGGACCATCGTGTCTGGGATGAATTTTATCAGACCTACTGGCGCCTGATCTTTAGCGTGGCCACGAAGGCCGGCCTCACCCGTGAGGAAGCCTTCGATGTGGTGCAGGAGACCATTCTGGCCATCGCCCGCCAGGTGAAAAAAGGTCAGTACGATCCCCGCGCGGGTTCCTTCAAGGCGTGGCTCCTGCAGATGACCCGCTGGCGCATTCTCGACGTTTTCCGCGCCCGCAAACGCCAGCCTTCCCTCGCCGACCAGGGGAATGAACATTCTGAAAATGCCGAGCTCGCGATGGAGCGGCTGACGCACGAGAAGGACAACGTGCTCGAAAAAGTGTGGGACAAGGAGTGGAAGGACAACATCACTTCCGCCGCTCTCGAGCGGGTAAAGAGCCGTGTTTCGCCGCGCCAGTTCCAGATTTTCGACTGCTACGTGCTGAAGGGCTGGGGCGTGAAGAAGACGGCGGAGGTGCTCGGGATCAATGCAGCCCAGGTGTATCTCGCCAAGCATCGCGTCGGTGCCCTCGTTAAAAAAGAGGTGCAGGGACTCGAAAGCACCATGCTCTAG
- a CDS encoding response regulator — translation MPDPTPRVLVADASLPNRRLIRELLTAFRHCEIDDAANAEHAFERALQREYALFIFAIDLPDLTGILLDRFLAKVYPKVHADVITAPPVAFLARPEDAAAFRMAQSDARVRGSVPLPLNLDVLMNLAGGVLPAKPAAAAE, via the coding sequence ATGCCTGATCCTACGCCGCGCGTCCTTGTTGCCGATGCATCCCTGCCGAACCGCCGGCTCATCCGGGAATTGCTGACAGCCTTCCGTCATTGTGAAATCGATGATGCCGCCAACGCAGAGCATGCCTTTGAGCGCGCGCTGCAGCGGGAGTACGCGCTTTTCATCTTTGCCATCGACCTCCCGGACCTGACTGGCATCCTGCTGGATCGCTTTCTCGCGAAAGTCTATCCCAAGGTGCACGCCGACGTCATTACCGCGCCGCCGGTGGCCTTTCTAGCACGGCCGGAGGATGCTGCAGCCTTCCGCATGGCTCAGAGCGATGCCCGCGTCCGTGGTTCCGTGCCGCTCCCGCTCAATCTCGACGTACTGATGAACCTGGCTGGCGGCGTACTACCGGCAAAGCCAGCGGCGGCCGCGGAGTAA
- a CDS encoding phosphoribosylanthranilate isomerase, which translates to MPSAQATSPSPADTSVISPTLCQAKICGVTQRDQAVAIAELGADYLGLNFWPKSKRHLPPVSAAVWSREIPQTTKLVGLFVNAEAAFVLETAASVGLAYVQLHGDETPDYCEDLIQRGLKVIKAIQVKDESSLDGIAAFPSQDILLDAYEPGMRGGIGHTFPWRLAREFTQRYPERNLWLAGGLTPENVAEAVAGVHPMVVDVASGVEDATPGVKSLEKVRRFIEATRSGAVAN; encoded by the coding sequence ATGCCCTCAGCACAAGCCACCTCGCCCTCCCCTGCCGATACGTCCGTGATTTCGCCCACCCTTTGCCAGGCGAAGATCTGTGGCGTGACGCAGCGTGATCAGGCCGTGGCGATTGCGGAGCTGGGGGCCGATTACCTTGGCCTGAACTTCTGGCCGAAATCAAAGCGGCATCTTCCGCCAGTATCTGCCGCGGTGTGGTCTCGTGAGATTCCACAGACGACGAAGCTGGTGGGATTGTTTGTGAATGCGGAGGCGGCGTTTGTTTTGGAGACTGCCGCTTCGGTGGGCCTTGCCTATGTGCAACTGCATGGGGATGAAACGCCCGACTACTGCGAGGATCTCATCCAGCGCGGCCTGAAGGTCATCAAGGCCATCCAGGTGAAGGACGAATCCAGCCTCGATGGCATCGCTGCGTTTCCCTCGCAGGACATCCTGCTGGATGCCTATGAGCCCGGCATGCGCGGTGGCATCGGGCACACGTTTCCCTGGAGACTCGCCCGGGAATTCACCCAGCGCTATCCCGAGCGCAACTTGTGGCTCGCAGGCGGGCTCACGCCTGAGAATGTCGCGGAAGCGGTGGCTGGTGTGCATCCGATGGTGGTGGATGTGGCCAGTGGCGTGGAAGATGCGACGCCTGGGGTCAAGAGCCTCGAAAAGGTGCGGCGTTTCATCGAGGCGACACGCTCAGGCGCAGTGGCAAATTAG
- a CDS encoding DUF1080 domain-containing protein has translation MAGFTSAAEPPAGFTTLFNQKDLSGWRGGSTFDHRKLLEMPEAERKAQIEKWTAKMMEVSDKTGKPHWYVEGDELVNDGFGDYATTEKDYGDFELLVEYKTVPKADSGIYLRGVPQVQIWDSTENDEKAVGLGKPKGSGGLWNNAAGNPGKDPLVKADKGFGEWNKFRIVMVGSRVSAWLNDQLVVDHAILENYYDKKLPKEQQRPIPAKGPIQLQTHGGEIRWRNIFLREIGAEEANKILSSKGGEGFKSVWNGKDFDGWAGPLENYEVVDGAVRCKDKKGGTVYWNQDLKDFAARVEVKVPAGGNNGLAIRYPGQGDTAYVGMTELQVLDDNAEKYAKLDPRQFHGSAYGMVAAQRGYTRPAGEWNFQEVTVQGSNIKVELNGTVILDADISKVDPATVMGSKPDAPKAHPGVNRTNGFFGFAGHSDPVSFRAVQVKSL, from the coding sequence ATGGCCGGCTTCACCTCTGCCGCGGAACCACCCGCAGGCTTCACGACTCTCTTCAACCAGAAAGACCTCAGCGGCTGGCGCGGCGGCAGTACGTTTGACCATCGCAAGCTTCTCGAAATGCCGGAAGCCGAGCGCAAGGCGCAGATCGAAAAGTGGACCGCCAAGATGATGGAGGTCAGCGACAAGACCGGCAAACCCCACTGGTATGTGGAAGGTGATGAACTGGTGAACGACGGCTTCGGTGACTACGCCACCACGGAAAAGGACTACGGCGACTTCGAACTCCTCGTGGAGTACAAGACCGTGCCCAAGGCGGACAGTGGCATCTACCTCCGCGGCGTGCCCCAGGTGCAGATCTGGGACTCCACCGAGAACGATGAGAAGGCTGTGGGCCTCGGCAAGCCCAAGGGCTCCGGTGGTCTCTGGAACAACGCCGCAGGCAACCCCGGCAAGGACCCGCTCGTGAAGGCGGACAAGGGCTTCGGCGAATGGAACAAATTCCGCATCGTCATGGTGGGCAGCCGCGTGAGCGCCTGGCTCAACGACCAACTCGTGGTGGACCACGCCATCCTGGAAAACTATTACGACAAGAAGCTTCCCAAGGAACAGCAGCGCCCCATCCCTGCGAAGGGTCCCATCCAACTCCAGACACATGGCGGCGAAATCCGCTGGAGGAATATCTTCCTCCGCGAGATCGGCGCTGAAGAAGCGAACAAGATCCTCTCCAGCAAGGGCGGCGAAGGATTCAAGAGCGTGTGGAATGGCAAGGACTTCGATGGCTGGGCTGGTCCCCTGGAGAACTATGAAGTTGTGGATGGCGCGGTCCGCTGCAAAGACAAGAAGGGTGGCACGGTGTACTGGAACCAGGATCTGAAGGACTTCGCCGCGCGTGTGGAAGTCAAGGTGCCCGCCGGTGGCAACAACGGCCTGGCGATTCGTTATCCCGGGCAGGGCGACACCGCCTATGTGGGCATGACCGAGCTCCAGGTGCTCGACGACAACGCCGAGAAGTACGCCAAGCTCGACCCACGCCAGTTTCACGGCAGTGCCTACGGCATGGTCGCCGCCCAGCGTGGCTACACCCGCCCCGCCGGTGAGTGGAACTTCCAGGAAGTCACCGTCCAGGGCAGCAACATCAAAGTGGAGCTCAATGGCACCGTGATCCTCGACGCGGACATCAGCAAGGTGGACCCGGCCACGGTCATGGGCTCCAAGCCCGACGCTCCCAAAGCTCATCCCGGTGTGAACCGCACCAACGGCTTCTTCGGCTTCGCCGGCCACAGCGATCCGGTGAGCTTCCGTGCTGTACAGGTCAAGAGCCTGTAG
- a CDS encoding alpha/beta hydrolase, whose translation MHRHLPTGARLLSWSLLLLIMGLLTSCVGYVPSHSGEKVHRDIVFARTPQRDLKLNLYVPETKSNEPPPVVIWMYGGSWKFGWKDIHVVLRELSRHGLAVASIEYRFSKEAPFPAQLHDARAAVAWLQKNGARYGVDGSRIGVSGESAGAHIAALLGVLDGPPDVRAVCALSPPANLVTLYEKHAWTGNRTIANLIRARLPEHNDLAAEASPTFNVRPGAAPFLILHGRLDPLVPVQQSEELDAALKKNGVESTLKVFPNKAHWFSIGQTEVAEVAEFFHRHLD comes from the coding sequence ATGCACCGCCACCTCCCGACAGGCGCACGTTTGTTATCATGGAGCCTGTTGCTCCTGATCATGGGCTTGCTGACAAGCTGTGTGGGATACGTCCCTTCTCACTCCGGTGAGAAGGTGCACCGCGACATTGTCTTCGCCCGGACACCTCAGCGTGATTTGAAGCTGAATCTCTACGTCCCGGAAACCAAGAGCAATGAGCCACCGCCCGTGGTGATCTGGATGTATGGCGGAAGCTGGAAGTTCGGATGGAAGGACATCCACGTGGTGCTCCGGGAGCTCTCCCGTCACGGGTTGGCGGTCGCTTCCATCGAGTACCGCTTCAGCAAGGAAGCTCCGTTCCCTGCGCAATTGCATGATGCACGCGCGGCCGTCGCGTGGCTGCAGAAGAATGGAGCGCGCTATGGCGTGGACGGCTCCCGCATCGGGGTGAGCGGAGAATCCGCCGGCGCTCACATCGCCGCGCTCCTTGGCGTTCTCGATGGCCCTCCGGATGTCCGCGCTGTGTGCGCCTTGTCACCTCCGGCAAATCTCGTCACGCTGTATGAGAAGCACGCGTGGACCGGAAACCGCACCATCGCCAATCTGATTCGGGCACGGCTACCGGAACACAATGATCTCGCCGCAGAAGCGAGCCCCACATTTAACGTGCGCCCGGGCGCGGCGCCCTTTCTGATTCTCCATGGCCGTCTTGATCCCCTTGTTCCCGTCCAGCAAAGCGAGGAGCTTGATGCCGCGCTGAAAAAGAACGGCGTGGAATCAACGCTCAAGGTGTTCCCGAACAAGGCACACTGGTTTAGCATTGGGCAAACCGAGGTCGCTGAGGTGGCGGAGTTCTTCCACCGTCATCTCGATTGA
- the xseA gene encoding exodeoxyribonuclease VII large subunit, with translation MPDPAVLTVSALTRTIRSLLEEQVGDVWVEGEISNHRLQSSGHQYFTLKDETAQISCVLFRNAGARLPMPLRDGMQVQLFGGLTVYEARGNYQIIVRTVQPKGQGSLQQRFEALKLKLAEEGLFDMEWKKPIPKFPRCVALVTSPTGAAIRDMLNILTRRAPWVRVLVFPVRVQGQGAEQEIAKAIQLLNRAEEIDLPVPDTIVVGRGGGSLEDLWNFNEEVVARAIFASEIPIISAVGHEIDFTIADFVADLRAPTPSAAAELLAPDVTELRRHFEALDKRLAYRVNTTLEQHERVLELMDKGALHREPVRLLRDAEQRVDDAESGFHDALSGFWREIEDTLIHHQHALERFQPTRLLSDAGHRMDLLQHRLASVVRQRINQEDERIRAMRKLLKSLGPDGVLARGFSMTTDPTGKAISDATKVRVGDMLITKFANGSVSSVATGNK, from the coding sequence ATGCCTGATCCTGCTGTCCTCACTGTTTCCGCTCTCACTCGCACCATCCGCTCACTCTTGGAGGAGCAGGTGGGAGATGTCTGGGTCGAGGGAGAAATCAGCAACCACCGTCTGCAGAGCTCCGGGCACCAGTATTTCACCCTGAAGGACGAAACGGCGCAGATCTCCTGTGTGCTCTTCCGCAATGCCGGCGCGCGCCTGCCCATGCCGCTGCGGGATGGCATGCAGGTGCAGCTCTTCGGCGGGCTCACCGTGTACGAGGCGCGCGGGAACTACCAGATCATCGTCCGCACCGTGCAGCCGAAGGGGCAGGGGAGTCTGCAGCAGCGCTTCGAGGCCCTGAAGCTGAAGCTCGCGGAAGAGGGCCTCTTTGACATGGAATGGAAGAAGCCCATTCCGAAATTCCCGCGGTGTGTGGCGCTGGTCACTTCACCCACGGGTGCGGCCATCCGCGACATGCTGAACATCCTCACGCGCCGCGCTCCCTGGGTGCGCGTGCTGGTCTTCCCCGTGCGCGTGCAGGGACAGGGCGCGGAACAGGAAATCGCAAAGGCGATTCAATTACTGAACCGCGCGGAGGAAATCGACCTGCCGGTGCCGGATACCATCGTCGTGGGACGTGGCGGTGGCAGCTTGGAGGACCTGTGGAATTTCAACGAAGAGGTGGTGGCCCGCGCCATTTTCGCCTCGGAGATTCCCATCATCTCGGCGGTGGGGCATGAGATCGATTTTACCATCGCCGACTTCGTGGCGGACCTGCGTGCCCCCACACCGAGTGCGGCTGCAGAGTTGCTTGCGCCCGATGTCACCGAACTACGCCGCCATTTCGAGGCGCTCGACAAGCGGCTCGCCTACCGGGTGAATACCACGCTTGAGCAGCATGAACGCGTGCTGGAACTCATGGACAAGGGCGCGCTCCACCGTGAGCCCGTGCGTTTGTTGCGTGATGCCGAGCAGCGTGTGGACGATGCGGAAAGCGGCTTCCATGATGCGCTGTCGGGTTTCTGGCGTGAAATCGAAGACACGCTCATCCACCACCAGCATGCGCTGGAGCGTTTCCAGCCCACTCGGCTGCTGAGTGACGCCGGGCATCGCATGGATCTCCTGCAGCATCGCCTCGCCAGCGTCGTGCGCCAGCGCATCAATCAAGAGGACGAACGCATCCGTGCCATGCGCAAGCTGCTGAAGAGCCTTGGCCCGGATGGCGTGCTCGCGCGCGGCTTCTCCATGACTACCGACCCCACTGGGAAGGCCATCTCGGATGCAACGAAGGTGCGCGTGGGAGACATGCTCATCACGAAGTTTGCCAATGGCAGTGTCTCCAGCGTGGCGACGGGGAATAAATGA